A genome region from Methanobacterium bryantii includes the following:
- a CDS encoding MTH1187 family thiamine-binding protein yields the protein MISAELTIVPVGTCDTSISKYIAAATSALEDNGIKYKLTGMGTLIETNDPDKLFTAIKAAHESIFREGVQRVETHVKIDDRRDTDKTMEEKVGSVEQKMGK from the coding sequence ATGATATCTGCAGAACTAACCATAGTCCCAGTTGGGACATGTGATACAAGCATAAGTAAATATATAGCTGCTGCTACATCTGCATTAGAAGATAACGGCATTAAATATAAACTAACCGGGATGGGCACTCTAATTGAAACAAATGACCCTGATAAACTTTTCACTGCAATAAAAGCCGCTCACGAATCAATATTTAGAGAAGGCGTGCAAAGAGTTGAAACCCACGTAAAGATAGACGACAGAAGGGATACAGACAAAACAATGGAAGAAAAAGTGGGTTCAGTTGAACAAAAAATGGGAAAATAA
- a CDS encoding PsbP-related protein: protein MNKIVLIVPVLIFIIAVSGCTYEDRGPGVNNIYNKSGIYFEYPHEYTIKEVNSTNGVFVKGVSGWDYNCTFKISKESLDSTGKVDGVSINDLKNTANLTAANYTVEEVQNITINGTQALDIIYAHYNVPYVKYESIYFDKNGKRYNILFEYNGVGVTDTRAVVAITGTFKVLE, encoded by the coding sequence TTGAATAAGATTGTACTCATAGTTCCAGTTTTAATTTTCATAATTGCCGTATCTGGTTGTACTTATGAAGACAGGGGCCCTGGCGTAAACAATATCTATAATAAAAGCGGGATCTACTTTGAATATCCCCATGAATATACAATTAAAGAAGTTAATAGTACAAATGGAGTATTTGTAAAAGGTGTAAGCGGCTGGGACTATAACTGCACATTTAAAATATCCAAAGAATCCCTTGATAGTACTGGAAAAGTTGATGGAGTAAGTATAAACGATCTGAAAAACACTGCTAACCTTACTGCAGCCAATTATACGGTTGAAGAAGTTCAAAATATAACCATAAACGGCACCCAAGCTCTTGATATAATTTATGCCCATTATAACGTCCCATATGTTAAATATGAGTCAATATATTTTGATAAAAACGGGAAAAGATACAATATATTATTTGAGTATAACGGTGTTGGAGTTACAGATACTCGAGCAGTTGTAGCAATTACAGGTACTTTTAAAGTGCTCGAATAG